One Oncorhynchus masou masou isolate Uvic2021 unplaced genomic scaffold, UVic_Omas_1.1 unplaced_scaffold_1909, whole genome shotgun sequence genomic window, ccatagtaacgtcaaagctcatcactaagctaaggatcctgggaccaaacacctccctctgcaactggatcctggacttcctgacgggccgcccccaggtggtgagggtaggtagtaACACATCTGCcaccctgatcctcaacactggagcacctcagtggtgcatgctcagtcccctcctgtagtccatgttcacccacgactgcatggcctggcacgactccaacaccatcattaactttgcagacgacacaacagtggtaggcctgatcaccgacaacgacgagacagccaacagggaggaggtcagagaccaggccgggtggtgccagaataacaacttatccctcaacgtaaccaagacaaaggagattattgtggactacaggaaaaggaggaccgagtacgcccccattctcatcgacggggctgtagtggagcaggttgagagcttcaagttccttggtgtccatatcaacaacaaactagaatggtccaaacacaccaagacagtcgtgaagagggcacgacaaagcctattcctcctcaAGAAACTAaaaagagaacgagagggagagaacaagagagggagggagagagaaagagagagagagaaagacagagagacacagagagagagagagacagagagacacacagagagagagagagagtttatttcactttatatattcactttatatattatctacctcacttgctttggcaatgttaacacatgtttcccatgccaataaagcccttgaaatgaattgagagcaagagagagagagagcaaagacaCAGTATTGCTAATCTACGGTGTGTCATAGAGTGACTATATGGTTCCCTGTGGTTGATGTCGGTGGAAAATGCTTCGCTGTCCTTCCAGCTCTGATTCTGGTTAGCACGGACGAAAGCTGATATACGAGATCAGATCTCCCTGTCCAGCTTTCTCTCCTCCATTTTCTCCCCTCCGTTTTCCACTCCTGTCTGTCTTTAATGGCGGACAGTGGCCACACGTGTTCACGGCTCTTTAGTCTCATTGTGACATCAtcgactggggggggggggacagagtacGTCCAGGGTTCTGTGTCCTGTTAGAAGAGGGGACAGACCTAAAACTAGacttttctccccctcttcctcttcctcttttctcatcctcctcttccccctcctcttcctcctcctcttcctcctcctcttcctcctctatttcTCGTCCTCCATAttattccttctcttctctcaggCAGCAGCATGGGCTCGTTAGGCCACATGATAGCCACTTCCCTTTacaaccttacacacacacacacacacacacacatgcgcacacaagATGACACAAATACCTCCCTCAATTCCACCCTGTTCCACTCTAACCCAGAGGTGTGCCCAGTCCAAaatctcaaccccccccccccggaacAGACCATACCAAGGCCCTGTGAGTGGACAATAAATATTTATAGAATCTTAAAGGGATattttgggattttggcaatgaggccctttatctagtTCCCCAGAGTCTAATGAACCACGAGAAGTTGATAAGGGGCCTCATTACTGCTTCCTGAGCGGCGCAGCGCTCTAAGGCACTGAATCACAGCGCATCCGGCGTCACTACATACCCTGGTTCGATCTCAGGCTGTCTCACaactggcccagcatcgtctgggttaggggagtgtttggctgggggaggggggggctttACTCTAGCatctccttgtggcgggccaggcgcgtgcaggctgacttcggctgtctcacaactggcccagcatcatctgggttaggggagggtttggctgggggagggggaggggggagggggggggctttACTCTAGCatctccttgtggtgggccaggcacgtgcaggctgacttcggctgtctcacaactggcccagcatcatctgggttagGCGAGGGTTTGGCTAGGGgaggggggggctttacttggctcatcgcactctagcgtctccttgtggcgggccaggcacgtgcaggctgacttcggtcgtcagttCAGCGGTGTTTCCcattggtgcgtctggcttccgggttgtGGTCTTACCGTGGTCTTACTGCTGGGCTTCCTGCTGGGAAGCTGAGGCTTGAGACTGAGTGATGAGGACTGAGAGCTGGGTGGTGAGGACTGAAAGCTGGGGACCGGGGTCTGAGGGTTGGGTGATGAGGGCTGATGGCTGGCAGTTtgagggctgaggggtgggagGTTGAGGACTTTAGGGCTGGGATGCTGAGGACTGGGAGGTTGAGGACTGGGTGGTTGAGGAATTTAGGGCTGGGAGGCTGAGGACTGGGAGGTTGATGACTAGGGCTGGGAGACTGAGGGCTGGGTGATGAGGGCTGAGGGCTcggaggctgggactgagggctGAAGACTGAGGACTGGGAGGTTGAGGGCTGGgaggttgagaaccttagggctgGGAGGTTGTGAACTTtagggctgagaggctgaggacagggtgaTGAGGTCTGGGGACAGGGTGATGAGGGCTGAGGACAGGGTGATGAGGGCTGAGGACAGGGTGATGAGGTCTGGGGAGATGAGGGCTGCAGGCTGGGAGTCTGAAGGCTGTGGGCTGGGACACTGAGGGCTGTGGGCTGGGACACTGAGGGCTGTGGGCTGGGACACTGAGGGCTGTGGGCTGGGACACTGAGGGCTGCAGGCTGGGAGTCTGAAGGCTGTGGGCTGGGACACTGAGGGCTGTGGGCTGGGACACTGAGGGCTGTGGGCTGGGACACTGAGGGCTGTGGGCTGGGACACTGAGGGCTGTGGGCTGGGACACTGAGGGCTGTGGGCTGGGACACTGAGGGCTGTGGGCTGGGACACTGAGGGCTGTGGGCTGGGACACTGAGGGCTGTGGGCTGGGACACTGAGGGCTGTGGGCTGGGACACTGAGGGCTGTGGGCTGGGACACTGAGGGCTGCAGGCTGGGAGTCTGAAGGCTGTGGGCTGGGACACTGAAGGCTGTGGGCTGGGACACTGAGGGCTGTGGGCTGGGACACTGAGGGCTGTGGGCTGGGACACTGAGGGCTGTGGGCTGGGACACTGAGGGCTGCAGGCTGGGAGTCTGAAGGCTGTGGGCTGGGACACTGAGGGCTGTGGGCTGGGACACTGAGGGCTGTGGGCTGGGACACTGAGGGCTGTGGGCTGGGACACTGAGGGCTGTGAGGCTGGGAGTCTGAAGGCTGTGGGCTGGGACACTGAGGGCTGTGGGCTGGGACACTGAGGGCTGTGGGCTGGGACACTGAGGGCTGTGGGCTGGGACACTGAGGGCTGTGGGCTGGGACACTGAGGGCTGCAGGCTGGGAGTCTGAAGGCTGTGGGCTGGGACACTGAGGGCTGTGGGCTGGGACACTGAGGGCTGTGGGCTGGGACACTGAGGGCTGTGGGCTGGGACACTGAGGGCTGTGAGGCTGGGAGTCTGAAGGCTGTGGGCTGGGACACTGAGGGCTGTGGGCTGGGACACTGAGGGCTGTGGGCTGGGACACTGAGGGCTGTGGGCTGGGACACTGAGGGCTGTGGGCTGGGACACTGAGGGCTGTGAGGCTGGGAGTCTGAAGGCTGTGGGCTGGGACACTGAGGGCTGTGGGCTGGGACACTGAGGGCTGTGGGCTGGGACACTGAGGGCTGTGGGCTGGGACACTGAGGGCTGTGGGCTGGGAGTCTGaaggctgtgaggctgagggctgGGAGATGAGGACTGGGGACATGAGGGCTGGGAGCAGGAACACTGAGGGCTGAGGAGATGATGgctgtgaggctgagggctgGTGGACGAGGGCTGGGGAGATGAGATGTGGACGAGGGTGAAATCTACCAGTTTCTCTTTAAGTGGTACTATTATTGTTCTTCATATAGCTCTCCCTGTATAGCCACCCTCCCCGCTCTCTCCGTGTCCTTCTCTGTTTCTTttactctttctctttcactctctctctgtctcgctctgtctcgctctgtctctctctcgctgtctctctcttgctgtctctctctcttgctcactctctcactctgttgctctctctctcactctgttgctctctctctcactctgttgctctctctcgcactctgttgctctctctcgcactctgttgctctctctcgcactctgttgctctctctcgcactctgttgctctctctctcactctctctctctcttttttcctatGCATGATTAAGGTCatcattatttttatttagttgttgtggaattaagtacagtgccttgcgaaagtattcagcccccttgaactttgcgaccttttgccacatttcaggcttcaaacataaagatataaaactgtatttttttgtgaagaatcaacaacaagtgggacacaatcatgaagtggaacaacatttattggatatttcaaacttttttaacaaatcaaaaactgaaaaattgggcgtgcaaaattattcagtccctttactttcagtgcagcaaactctctccagaagttcagtgaggatctctgaatgatccaatgttaacctaaatgactaatgatgataaatacaatccacctgtgtgtaatcaagtctccgtataaatgcacctgcactgtgatagtctcagaggtccgttaaaagcgcagagagcatcatgaagaacaaggaacacaccaggcaggtccgagatactgttgtgaagaagtttaaagccggatttggatacaaaaatatttcccaagctttaaacatcccaaggagcactgtgcaagcaataatattgaaatggaaggtgtatcagaccactgcaaatctaccaagacctggccgtccctttaagctttcagctcatacaaggagaagactgatccgagatgcagccaagaggcccatgatcactctggatgaactgcagagatctacagctgaggtgggagactctgtccataggacaacaatcagtcgtatattgcacaaatctggcctttatggaagactggcaagaagaaagccatttcttaaagatatccataaaaagtgttgtttaaagtttgccacaagccacctgggagacacaccaaacatgtggaagaaggtgctctggtcagatgaaaccaaaattgaactttttggcaacaatgcaaaacgttatgtttggcgtaaaagcaacacagctcatcaccctgaacacaccatacccactgtcaaacatggtggtggcagcatcatggtttgggcctgcttttcttcagcagggacagggaaggtggttagaattgatgggaagatggatggagccaaatacaggaccattctggaagaaaacctgatggagtctgcaaaagacctgagactgggacggagatttgtcttccaacaagacaatgatccaaaacataaagcaaaatctacaattgaatggttcaaaaataaacatatccaggtgttagaatggccaagtcaaagtccagacctgaatccaatcgagaatctgtggaaagacctgaaaactgctgttcacaaatgctctccatccaacctcactgagctcgagctgttttgcaaggaggaattggaaagaatttcagtctctcgatgtgcaaaactgatagagacataccccaagcgacttaca contains:
- the LOC135532566 gene encoding uncharacterized protein LOC135532566, with amino-acid sequence MSPVLISQPSASQPSDSQPTALSVPAHSPQCPSPQPSVSQPTALSVPAHSLQTPSLTALSVPAHSPQCPSPQPSVSQPTALSVPAHSPQCPSPQPSDSQPHSPQCPSPQPSVSQPTALSVPAHSPQCPSPQPSDSQPAALSVPAHSPQCPSPQPSVSQPTALSVPAHSPQCPSPQPSDSQPHSPQCPSPQPSVSQPTALSVPAHSPQCPSPQPSDSQPAALSVPAHSPQCPSPQPSVSQPTALSVPAHSLQCPSPQPSDSQPAALSVPAHSPQCPSPQPSVSQPTALSVPAHSPQCPSPQPSVSQPTALSVPAHSPQCPSPQPSVSQPTALSVPAHSPQCPSPQPSDSQPAALSVPAHSPQCPSPQPSVSQPTALSVPAHSLQTPSLQPSSPQTSSPCPQPSSPCPQPSSPCPQTSSPCPQPLSPKVHNLPALRFSTSQPSTSQSSVFSPQSQPPSPQPSSPSPQSPSPSHQPPSPQPPSPKFLNHPVLNLPVLSIPALKSSTSHPSALKLPAISPHHPTLRPRSPAFSPHHPALSPHHSVSSLSFPAGSPAVRPR